Within the Sceloporus undulatus isolate JIND9_A2432 ecotype Alabama unplaced genomic scaffold, SceUnd_v1.1 scaffold_2857, whole genome shotgun sequence genome, the region GAACCCTTATTGCCCATGTTGGATTGGAGGATTTGGGGAGTGATAGTCCCCCCAAAAGGGTCATTTACACATTCTGCCTGTTTGTGTGGGTCTGGTCTCACTATCATGGCCTTTGAgtagaaaattattattaatattattattactatatagatttttatgggttttttgggctacatggccatgttctagaagagtttattcctgatgttcgacttcacattattattattattattattagtagtagtagttttcCTCCATGAAATAATGattgccttccttcccttttcctaaTAGCCACCTAGGCTTCATTGTGCTTTTGGGCTACCAGAAATCCTACACCCTGGACATCGGCAAGGTCCTGTGTAAAATTCATGTCCAATGTTTCAAAGCACACAATCCCAAAGCCGGCCTCTTTCACAGCCTCTTCGACCATCTTCGGCTCCAGGTAAATGCAAGAGAACTTGTGTTGGCCAACCATGTAGTAGGTTCCCCTAAGGGCCACCACAAAGATGAGGTGGCCACCAGCTTGGACCAAGGAGCCCACGTTCTTCAAGGCTGACCGATAAGTGGGAAGGTCTTCGCAAGCCGATTCCAGGCAGTAAGTAGAGAGGACGCAACTGACCGGTTGGAGCACCAACGGATCCAGAGGGTTGGTCTGGGTCACATCGCATTTCAGAACCTGCTTGATGGTCTTCCTgagcttctcctccttctccatccacttctctctaaagggaaggaaaggatggAATTGGCACAGAGAAATCGCAGCGGAATATGCATTTTCAAAATGAAGTGGTTATGTGCAATGCTATACTACTAGGGGCAGGAAGGAAGCTTTTCTCATATCTGAAAAGTGATAGACTGAGGGGAGACTGAGTGAGATTGGGACAGAACCATCATCAGAAAATCCTTCTTTTCCAAAGCTTGGAAGCATCACTTTAAAAGTACACTAAAACATAACAATTGTCATAGAATCACTCTTTTAACTGTGAAGATTATGCACCAGATTCTTATTCTCCATCATGCACCCTGTTACTAAGGATATAAGGATGTTATAAGGAACAACTTTTCAACGTGAAGTATATGTGTCTTgggaaatgtgaaaataaagtagTAGATcactcaagcagagtaatcagaTTGCCAAGGCAGGAGCTGAACAAAAACTAGACCTATAACTATCCATCCAGAGGGTCTAACAGAGAAACAAATAGGCTCAGAACTCCTATAGAGTTAAATGCAAACCAGCATTACTGAATGTAGGCATGCAGGGGCTGCTACATGTAGGAGGGAATGGCAGTGCTGATAGCAATTTCGAGCAagaagagtcttgtggcaccctTAACAACTCGTATTTGGCTTTTGTGGACTTCAACCACAACTTGTTAGCCTTCCATGTAGCCACACTTTTTCTGGTTGACATTTATAGGGGATCGGAAGTGTGCAGCCCattggatgttgctggactgcaggtcccagcagccATTGCCAATGGTAAGGCGTACTGGGAACCAGAGTCCCAATACAATAAGAGGGCTTCACAATTCCCATTCgttgtttttaatgtatgcaaATTAAAGGCAGCTATGAGATATCAATTCATTCTGTCCATACCTGTCCCCCTCCAGCTGGCAGACG harbors:
- the LOC121918005 gene encoding nicotinamide N-methyltransferase-like translates to MEGEFTGKEVYRQHFDPKEFLKLHVPFGSGSLAVRERGYAFILEKLHKAFLLDGIQGETLIDIGSGPSIHQLLSACESFQEIIATDFLEQNREEMQKWLKKDPEAFDWTLMVKYVCQLEGDREKWMEKEEKLRKTIKQVLKCDVTQTNPLDPLVLQPVSCVLSTYCLESACEDLPTYRSALKNVGSLVQAGGHLIFVVALRGTYYMVGQHKFSCIYLEPKMVEEAVKEAGFGIVCFETLDMNFTQDLADVQGVGFLVAQKHNEA